In Euphorbia lathyris chromosome 2, ddEupLath1.1, whole genome shotgun sequence, the sequence gaaaaagttagTTTTTATAAgccttttcaattagcttattgctttATTTCTTGTGAATGACATTTTTACCTCTAATTACTACCCTTTAAtctcaaataaatattttacaatatccatatttatcattttacacaaacatctattaacaatcagctaagttttactaAACAACTTTACAGAATCAACTAGTGAAATCAGCTAACTAAAAAGATAGTCACCGAAcaactaatgtaatcagctaacaactattctatatatatttgatataattattatttttagttaatGCATATGTATTATATATTTCAATTGAAACTCTGAATCCgactaatttcattttttttttttttttaagaagatGAGTGTCAATCCACCGTCTTCCACTCCTAGATTCAGGAATATAGGAGTTGAGTTATGATAATTTTGTAATTGTttcaaaataaacaaataaacattttaattaatataGAGTCAAAACGAGAATATATgttgtaataataaaaataataaaaaaaacaattgaagaGCTCCTCCATTAGCTCCCACataatttattatcttttaaTATTCCCCTCCTTTAGAGTGTGTGTGGCAGATTAGAATTGAATAGTACAAGTGGTGTCTAAAAGGCCCCTTTTTCGACACTACAAATTCATACCCCAACCCTCCACTCTTCCTTCATGTTTCACTTCCTTCTCTTCCCTTCCTCTCTCAATACCCTCACTCTGTTTTCCTAATCTTCATACCCTAAAATGGCAACCATAGTTTGCCAGGGTTTACAATCCTGCCTTGAATCCCAAACCCTAGAGCCAAGAACAACATTACGACTCAAATTATCATCACCAAAACTTCTCTCCTCTCAATCTCTCGAATTAGCCATCAAACCTTGCGCATCTGAATCTAAAATCAACGAAGAAAGATCTCCAAATCCTGATAATGGAGGCGGATGGAGTTTCCTCCAGGATTTATCGAAATCCTCTTTAACTAATAAAGAGAATGTATATATTCATCCTCTAACCAATCGTTACTCTTCTAAACTTAGTGACAAGAGCCTCCAATTGTGTACTGAGAGTCTAGGTTGCGAAACTGGCAGCGATATTTCCTCCGAACATGCTCTCATTTTCGAATCATCCTCATCGGAATTTGGATCGGAAgaagaatcagaatcagaagtAGAGAATTCGAGCTGTGCAGCAATGGAGGAGGAAGAGAATTCGAATTCGAATTCAAAACCACGTCAATATTTGGAATCGAAAAAAGCGAGTTGTCGGAGTTTTCCGCCTCCATTGACAACGATGAGCGGTGTGGAATCTATTCAATTTAGGCCCCACAGGGAAGACGGACGGTTGATACTCATGGCCGTCCAGGTCCCAGCGGTTCAATCATGTTTCCAAGCGGAAAGAACCGACGGCCGTCTCCGATTATCTTTCGTCAACGATTCTGCTTCTAATTTTGACTTGGATGATGAAATTGAAGAGGACGTGGAATATGACGTGGacggtgaagaagaagaagaggaggaaataATGGAAAAAGGGAATAGTGTAGAGGAAGATTCTGAAATAGAAGAAAGGGATACAGAAgagaataatttaaaatttggGGGTGAAATTGGGAAGAAAGAGATTCAAAGACAAAGGAGGAGAAGAAGCACAAGATGCAAAGAAGGTGAACTAGAGAACAAAGGATTGTTAAATTGGGAACCTTTTTGGGTGGCTACAACCTAAAGTTCCTTTTTGGATTTCTCTATTATAATTATTTcccattttctttttattttaatgaaatttacccttttcttttcttaattttttcttttactctGATAATcttgagagaaaaaaaaaaaaaaaacagaatgtGTTGTGGTAGGTAGTTATTATCGTTACTTGAAGCTAGCTAGTGGTTTCCCACTCCATTATGAACATAAAACAAATTTATACATATTATAATGTTACCATGTGATTACCTAATTGCTCAACTATCCAAAACTTCCATAACTAATTAACAAATTCAGCATCAGACATGATAACTATCCGGTTTTCGGTTCAACCGGTTAAACCCAACCATTCAATTCGGGTCTGATAGAAGGATTGTACTTTTACTAGAAGAAAGAATTTTGGTTAAGATTGTTGCAAATGTTCAAGTGGTAATTTGTCCAACAAAATATAgtaaaaactatataaaaaaaagaaaaattagataaaaaaataaaaatttcatagACCTCAATATTTATCTCTGCAAAAttacataatttatttttacttttgtaattagctcaAAATATTATTCTTCtgtttcaaaataattgtcaGATTtgatctaatttttttatttaatattatttatgttTAGTCAtcattttaagtttttaatataCGAAAAGTGGTTTAATTTAATGATTTGATACAAAAAAAAGTATTTTAGTAaactaataattttttaatacgTGTGATTTGATTAAATGTGTCAATTATTTTGAAACGGAATGAGTATTTACTttggtttaattttaatttttgaggtTTTATACTATAGGATAAAATTACACTCATAGCTTCTCAGTTTTATTTTACTTTCTCTATGCCttattcaatataaaaattctctgaatttttatttactaatgtaAAATTCACTCAACTTGACCATTATAGTAGCAAACCTTCCAATGAATTTCTGGTAAAAACGACCCGACTTTAAttcttataatttataacttttaatttttgaggttattgagaaaaagaaaattaactgTGGTGAttaaagtaaaaaattaaaatttaattaggtAGCAGTTAAGTTGAAATAGTAACATCAGTTACTTTAGTGTgataatgatgatgaaggaaaaaGGAGCACCAAAAAATATAGGGAGTGTAACATCATTTTCCAAAGTAGCGACTTTTAGTTGATGTAGGCCATAAATGGTTAAGTTTTTGTCTggaattatttatatttatatgataatcaaacataaaataaaacatgataaaataatgttttagtgAACTCACCGAACGTGttgactttatttttattttattttaaaaagcaATATTAATGGACTATGAATCATATTCACCACCGTCTAATTTCCACTTACACCGGAATATTCTTTCTTTTTGCTCCCTCCCGCCAGCCATGGAACCTAATTATTCATCCTAGCTAGTATTAAAAAATCTGTGAAAAGGAAATGCCTCTTACtagtatttatttaaaataaaacataccgTTGAATTGTTTTTGACTTGTATATctacaattttaaatataaatctaTGAGCAAACACATATATATGTGTAACTgctattatatatttaaaaatattacaaataaaatgtTTTGTTACACCATATTTATTTCATTAGATTTAGTTGATGTTTCGGTAAATAGCTGTTAGCTTTAACTGAGTatattagttgttagctgattatcttttttattagctgatttaatttgttaattatataagtttgtttggtaaaacttaactgATTGCTAATAGCAGTTAGCTGATTATATTAGTTGTTAGATAATTGCATTtttggttagctgatttgactaactGATTATATAAACTTTGCTGATTGCTAATAGTTATTtctgtaaaatgataaataaatacatGGTAAAACCTTTAATTGAAATTAAAGGGTAGTAATTAGAGGtaaaaatgttttaaaaaaaaattaaacaataaGCTAACTAAAAAACCTCCTAAACctaattttttcaataaattctttcaaacatctcttaaccaaacaacactattagaggtttgactagttaaaaatatttgtttgacaaatagttgttagctgtttgttgtaaagtgattaatttttttgttagctgatttgactagctggttgtgtaaacttgtttagTAAAACTAGCTGATTActaatagctgtttgtgtaaTATTTGGAGTTAAAAGGTAGTAATAAGGGGTAAAAATATCTTTCAAATGAGATGGAACGATAAGTTGATTGAAAAAACTTCTAAAAGCAGCATTTTCAAAATTAGTCTGTTGGACCCAATAAGTTATTTCAAACATCTCTTTACCAAATATCACTATTAGAGAtatgactagtcaaaacctttaAAGTGGCTCAAGCCTATAATTTTATCCCAAAAAGTTTTTTACCAAACTGGGCCAAAATCTCTAATTTTAACCCCAaaaagctctttaccaaacatggtCTTAATATTTACTTGATATTGAGTCTAGATCAAGAACTTGATCGCTGACTCTATCTTCAAAGATTGACCAGTGTTGAGACAGACCAATTGGATACACTCTGATGCCAAATTCAATAAGATTGTCAAGAAAAATACTAAAAGTGGCAAATAAAATCTCTCATAAAAAAGAGAGGAAAGTACCTTTTTTTATAAGGGTCTAAAGGGATGCTATTCCGGATAAGACGATCATGTATTACCGATCACACAACTTTTAAATTGTTTAGAAGGAGAAACGATAAATCCATTACATTGTTATGTCTTCTTGAGTTTCCGTTTATTGTATgataaaatttagaaatttgaaAGAGATGGGGATATTCCATAAAAATGTATAGATTACATTATTGGATTTAAATACAAAGTTGTAAATTTCAACCCAAGACATCTTATCCCcttcttcatatatatatatatgtatcagTGATTGTCTGATAAGAAACAGAACAAGTTGAGGTTAGTGGTACACTTACACATCCGTACAgtaaaaaagtcaaaaaaaaaattcagctAACACTAACAATCTTGTAAGATCTTTACAATGAATTCAGGCCTTACAATATACTACTACATTCTGGATCCCATcattttaattacaaaaaatctATCCATATATACCTCTTTATTTTTGAAATGTGTACCTATAATATAGGCCCGctctattatattatatattaaaatttggggtaaatttcaaataaaacccatgtggtttaactaattttcagataaatgatcgtggtttactttttgtcaaaacgaggattgaggtttcgcatttggattaatatgatggttcatgttagccgatcccgaatcatttcgggactaagactttgttgttgttgttgtattagcTATCTGGACAAGGTTACCTTCTTTACTGCAAAATATAAATATGAATGCTCCATTCTCATCATTTATTTATGGTTTAAAGCACTTTTTGACctctgatctatccaaaatttgtgcatttgaccactgacctattatttgatcatattagataaaatccaacccatattgaatgaaaaattaactgtGTTGAAAAATTAACAgcagtaaccaatacaaaaatgacacatgacacataaataaaattaattttcactctatcggaacactagaaaagtttttagatttttttttactgtgtaaAATAGTTACTATTGCCATCTctagttgaaaattaattttatttatgtgtcatgtgtcgtttttgtATTGGTGACCACTGTTAATTTTCTAACAAAGTTAATTTTCTATTCAATATGGGTTGATTTTtttctaatttgataggtcaggggccaaatgtgaccaaataatagatcagggccaaatgcacaaattttagatagatcaaGGGCCAAAAAGTGTTTTAAGCCTttctttatttgtcatttttgtaattatatatatatatatatatatatattgaatttaTACAATGTGATTCCTTTTCAGTATATATATAGGTTTAATTCCAAGGTATATGGTCCTCATTTTAACACGTTCATTCCTTACTtcttttttcaactttttagtgGATATATCTTTTGGGAATTAAGATCTACCAACAATATAACACTgagaaaaaaaatctaaggGATGATTGACAACATatacttttgtttttttatataatttatttgaaagaaaaatccTAAGGAAtgattcacaaaaaaaaaatattttttttatataatttatttgattattcaAGATAGAATTATGTTTGAGCAGAactaacaaaaatatataattgagAGAGATCAAAGGATAATTGTATATATAAAGTTTGAGATTTTTGGCAATCATGTACATTAGCCAAACTTTTATAAAATATGTTGGCTAGTATGTTTACTCAATTTAATCATGTAAGACCATATAAATGTGAAGTATTACTATAATGTGACACTCGTTTTCTCTCCTTTAATCTAAGGTAATCTAACTAAGCTATAATTAAATCGGGTAAACAATTATAAGGTCTCTGTGTTTTTACCTAATATACTACTTAGTTCCtgtatttttagaaataattatatagtctcctagtttttgtttttgttaactccttagtccttatgcTTGGGTCAATGGTGaaattatactaaataaattttaaaataccaaaattaccctttactttatgttttaataataaaacatctatttttcctattttatattttttctcttttttcctacataatcacattctctccaatataaactccaatataaagtaattgatttattaatttttatataattataaaactttaatttaataacgtaaaatttattgactaagaaaatgaatgaaaaatatttcaaaaaaattattaaaatagaagTAAGATTATCATTGTAAAAAGTttttacaattctaataaatGTTACCGtatgaagaaaaaatatatatatatatatatatatatatgatttctaattttttttataataatatataacgTTAGTTTAAAGAtagtatattaaaaaataaagaaaaaattacaatttaagaaaattaataatacattttttcaagtatattaatttcgATGTATCtagttcaaaaacttcattaaaattaattagattagtcctcaaaaaaaaaattacattaaatttttgaaactaaaagataaattatatatatataactaggggcaatttttgactttcatttacaaaaacaaatggaagaactaaataattgattaagataaaatataaggaccttataataatatgatggacttattagcgtgttaagtaaaaacataaggaccttataattatttatccaatTAAATATCAGTGTCAGTAATTTATGTATTGAAATCCGGTTGAATTCACTAAGGGATCTCGTTAATTTTTCGAGCCGGAATTTAGTCCAAAAATATTTAAAGTGGCTTTATTGGTGGagaatacaaaaataaattattttattaatataaatttaacttttataattttattaattaagacATTATCCAAATTTACTCTATATTGTCAAATACATATAACTAAATAGTAGTGTAGTTACCACACTATAATGTCCTTCCTAGCAAGTGTACTTGTGTCAAATTTGAGGCATGTGCttaaataaatgataaaaaaaatctctatCCACATATATATAGTGGATAAAAAAGgcctaaattataaattaaaaaaagccCCAAATTATGAGATCATACACACTATTAACTCATGCCACTCAAGgtaagaaattaattaaatagaTTATGAAAAGTCATTCTATTTAACTTATAGagacttaataataataattaaaacattattatataataaatatagttaatggtttttattttttgcatCCAAGTATATCCACTAAGCAAGTATGCAATCCACATAGCCATcaagtttgatataatccataTAGCAAATGTATGAAAACAAGTAAAGGTATAGCATTTGTAAGAAATTAGGTAAAgtctatataaataaatatatatgtaatttaGGGCCATTTGCTCTAAAGTtccattttccattttctttctcttttgttgtATATGATTTCTTGCTAGTTAAGGACATTAAAAGATTTTCTTTTTTCACATCTTTTTCactttctttatttcttttttttttctcctttcATTCATTGTATGCATTATTTCTAAAGctttaattgaattaattacatggattttataaaattaattaatttctagAAAGACATTTGTATACAAAAGTGTGTAGGTAAAGAACGAAAAAGATAAGGAAATACAGAAATTAATTTGGCAAATTGATGAAGATATATATTAATTCAGATAAGGAGCAAAAATATCCATAATGTTTAcagctatgagcaattttaacattaacatttaaaatgataTAGCAAATGAGCAGCAAGCTAGTGCCAAGGACTTGGAATGCTATCGGTTTACACAAGTATTACCGATAGGCTAACGAAGTTTTAAGTTAGAGTAAGGTccattcattattttttaaataaaggcGGGAAGCTGGCAAAGCAAACGAAActcggacatcccaactaggttggaaCCCCGAAACTAAACCGCAAAGTCAGGCTCAATTTattaagagaaataaaaa encodes:
- the LOC136219778 gene encoding protein FANTASTIC FOUR 4; this encodes MATIVCQGLQSCLESQTLEPRTTLRLKLSSPKLLSSQSLELAIKPCASESKINEERSPNPDNGGGWSFLQDLSKSSLTNKENVYIHPLTNRYSSKLSDKSLQLCTESLGCETGSDISSEHALIFESSSSEFGSEEESESEVENSSCAAMEEEENSNSNSKPRQYLESKKASCRSFPPPLTTMSGVESIQFRPHREDGRLILMAVQVPAVQSCFQAERTDGRLRLSFVNDSASNFDLDDEIEEDVEYDVDGEEEEEEEIMEKGNSVEEDSEIEERDTEENNLKFGGEIGKKEIQRQRRRRSTRCKEGELENKGLLNWEPFWVATT